The Opitutales bacterium ASA1 genome window below encodes:
- a CDS encoding SRPBCC family protein produces the protein MTIRIETTVEAPVRTAWHAWTSPDMITRWNFASDDWACPRAEIDLRPGGSFNYRMEAKDGSMGFDFAGQFTVVEAPRRIEYSLGDDRKVVVEFSAVEGGTRVVESFEAEDAFSAEQQKQGWQAILNNFKRLVDRS, from the coding sequence ATGACCATTCGCATCGAAACGACCGTCGAAGCTCCCGTCCGAACCGCGTGGCACGCATGGACCTCGCCCGACATGATCACCCGGTGGAACTTCGCCTCCGACGACTGGGCCTGCCCGCGTGCCGAGATCGACCTGCGGCCGGGCGGCTCGTTCAACTACCGCATGGAGGCCAAGGACGGCTCGATGGGCTTCGACTTCGCGGGGCAGTTCACGGTCGTGGAGGCGCCGCGGCGGATCGAGTATTCCCTCGGGGACGATCGCAAGGTGGTCGTCGAGTTTTCGGCCGTGGAGGGTGGGACGCGTGTCGTGGAGTCGTTCGAAGCCGAGGACGCGTTTTCCGCCGAACAACAGAAGCAAGGGTGGCAGGCGATCCTGAACAACTTCAAGAGGCTCGTCGACCGTTCGTGA
- a CDS encoding dihydrofolate reductase family protein — protein MGLLIFGMNVTLDGCVDHREGIADDELHAFFTRLMDECGAMLWGRVTYEMMESYWPAVARGDVDAPAALREWAVKLDAKPKYVVSTTRTDYPWSNSHHVAGDLRSGVQKPKNATPAGVLLGSGKLAAELDRLDLIDDYRFVVHPRIAGHGPTLFASRLPATRRLDLVSAKPLRSGAVAMHYRRAR, from the coding sequence ATGGGGCTTCTGATCTTCGGCATGAACGTCACGCTCGATGGGTGCGTCGACCATCGAGAAGGAATCGCGGACGACGAGCTGCACGCGTTCTTCACACGACTGATGGACGAGTGCGGGGCGATGCTGTGGGGGCGCGTCACCTACGAGATGATGGAGAGCTACTGGCCTGCGGTCGCACGTGGAGACGTGGACGCGCCGGCGGCGCTGCGCGAGTGGGCGGTGAAGCTGGACGCCAAGCCGAAGTACGTCGTGTCGACCACGCGAACCGACTATCCTTGGAGCAACAGCCATCACGTCGCCGGCGATCTGCGCTCGGGCGTGCAGAAGCCCAAGAACGCGACGCCGGCGGGCGTGCTCCTCGGGAGCGGCAAGCTCGCGGCCGAACTCGACCGGCTGGACCTGATCGACGACTACCGATTCGTCGTGCATCCACGGATCGCCGGACACGGTCCGACGCTCTTCGCGAGCCGATTGCCCGCAACCCGGCGTCTCGACTTGGTGTCGGCGAAACCGCTCCGCAGCGGTGCCGTGGCGATGCACTACCGGCGCGCGCGTTGA
- a CDS encoding GNAT family N-acetyltransferase: protein MNPAIFETKRLRARRWVASDVEALFAVYSDPEGMRWVGDGQPISRAECDRWMRVTMENYAARGYGMFVLEERTTGEIVGFGGLVHPGGQPEPEIKYALLRSHWGRGLASEIAPALLAYGAERHGLSRIIATVNPEHAVSQRVLAKAGMKPCESRVESDGSVTLVYEWSPPGAP from the coding sequence ATGAACCCTGCGATCTTCGAGACGAAACGTCTACGGGCGCGACGGTGGGTCGCATCGGACGTGGAGGCGTTGTTTGCCGTGTATTCCGATCCGGAGGGAATGCGATGGGTCGGCGACGGCCAACCGATCAGCCGAGCCGAGTGCGACCGATGGATGCGCGTGACGATGGAGAACTACGCCGCGCGCGGCTATGGGATGTTCGTGCTGGAGGAACGCACGACGGGCGAGATCGTGGGCTTTGGCGGGCTCGTGCATCCCGGGGGCCAACCGGAACCGGAGATCAAGTACGCCCTACTCCGTTCGCATTGGGGGCGCGGACTCGCCAGCGAGATCGCGCCCGCCCTGCTCGCCTACGGCGCGGAGCGGCACGGCTTGTCGCGCATCATCGCGACCGTGAATCCGGAGCACGCGGTCTCGCAGCGCGTGCTCGCGAAAGCAGGCATGAAACCGTGCGAATCGCGCGTGGAGTCCGACGGATCCGTGACGCTCGTCTACGAGTGGTCCCCGCCGGGAGCCCCGTAG